A single Elaeis guineensis isolate ETL-2024a chromosome 15, EG11, whole genome shotgun sequence DNA region contains:
- the LOC140854029 gene encoding uncharacterized protein, whose protein sequence is MNAAIIRRSRSIGHLLEPLAATLRFHAPLLLPYPKPIHSQPNEPVASDWSAPISNLLNRGGSWDSLSSSFGSTELTQSLVERVLLDLKEPLDAKKALTFFHWTCQFRKFQHGLKSYCLIVHILVRAGLLIDARALLESVIRKNAEAGNPNSLVVELLLSTHEAVLPGPRVFDLLVQTYSKMRMVELAFDVCRCLGDHGINPSLISFNILLHVAQKSNQNELAWMVFEYMIERRLYPNQTTVETMINVMCKEGTLGKMMSVLDRIHGKRCAPGVIVNATLVFRIFEEGRAEEGMVLLKRMLQKNMVFDDVVYSLIIFAYCQMGKLDSAYESHNEMVRRGCNLNAFVYTSFISAHCKEGCIEEATQLMQEMQSMGLKPYEETYSYLIVGCSRLGRLEESLNYYERMLKDGILPTCDACNEMLGMLCEAGNVEKANEILTILLDKGFVPNEETYLKLIDGYGENGNAQDILKIYYEMEHRGINPGLEVYASLVRNLCPCGKLKEAEKFLVVMGRKSLDPSSCIYDELITGYCEKGDTKRGLYFYDEMIGKKLQPCPRTFMLLVKRMFEDRSVQCKGKASENLKSQWNLVNHH, encoded by the exons ATGAATGCCGCCATTATTAGAAGATCTCGAAGCATCGGCCACCTCTTGGAACCTCTCGCCGCAACCCTCCGTTTCCATGCTCCCCTTCTTCTTCCATATCCAAAGCCAATCCACTCCCAACCCAATGAACCGGTGGCTTCGGATTGGTCAGCCCCAATCTCCAACCTTTTGAACAGAGGAGGAAGCTGGGACAGCCTAAGTTCCAGCTTCGGATCCACTGAACTAACTCAATCCCTCGTAGAGAGAGTGCTTCTTGATCTCAAGGAACCCTTGGATGCCAAAAAGGCGCTAACTTTCTTCCACTGGACCTGTCAATTTCGGAAATTCCAGCACGGGCTCAAGTCTTACTGTCTTATAGTTCATATTCTTGTTCGTGCTGGGCTTCTGATCGATGCCCGGGCGCTACTTGAGTCGGTGATAAGGAAGAACGCGGAAGCTGGGAATCCAAATTCTTTAGTTGTTGAGTTGCTTTTGAGTACTCACGAAGCTGTCCTTCCCGGTCCCCGAGTTTTTGATCTTTTAGTGCAGACCTACTCAAAGATGAGGATGGTTGAGCTCGCATTTGATGTTTGCCGATGCTTGGGAGATCATGGGATAAATCCGAGTCTCATTAGTTTCAACATTCTGTTGCATGTTGCACAGAAATCCAATCAAAATGAGTTGGCCTGGATGGTGTTTGAGTATATGATTGAGAGGAGATTGTATCCAAATCAAACTACAGTCGAGACCATGATAAATGTCATGTGCAAAGAAGGAACTTTGGGAAAGATGATGAGTGTTTTAGATCGAATTCATGGGAAGAGATGTGCTCCAGGTGTTATTGTTAATGCTACATTGGTTTTTCGGATATTTGAGGAGGGTAGAGCTGAAGAAGGGATGGTGTTGTTGAAGAGAATGTTGCAGAAGAACATGGTGTTTGATGATGTCGTGTATTCTTTGATCATATTTGCTTACTGCCAGATGGGTAAATTGGATTCAGCCTATGAGTCACACAATGAAATGGTTCGTAGAGGATGTAACTTGAATGCCTTTGTTTATACGTCGTTTATCAGTGCTCATTGTAAGGAGGGATGCATCGAAGAGGCTACTCAATTGATGCAGGAGATGCAATCCATGGGCTTGAAGCCATATGAAGAGACCTATAGTTATCTTATAGTCGGGTGCAGTAGACTAGGGAGATTGGAGGAGAGCTTGAATTATTATGAGAGAATGCTCAAAGATGGGATTTTGCCTACTTGTGATGCTTGCAATGAGATGTTGGGCATGCTCTGTGAAGCTGGAAATGTTGAGAAGGCCAATGAGATCTTGACGATTCTGTTAGATAAAGGATTTGTTCCTAATGAAGAGACGTATTTGAAACTCATTGATGGTTATGGGGAGAATGGAAATGCTCAAGATATTCTCAAAATTTATTACGAAATGGAGCATAGAGGAATTAATCCTGGTCTTGAAGTTTATGCTTCATTGGTTCGAAACCTTTGTCCATGTGGGAAGTTGAAGGAAGCTGAAAAATTTTTAGTTGTTATGGGTAGAAAATCACTGGATCCTTCTAGCTGTATATACGATGAACTGATAACAGGGTATTGTGAAAAGGGTGATACAAAGAGGGGACTTTATTTTTACGATGAGATGATTGGGAAAAAGCTCCAACCATGTCCCCGCACCTTTATGCTTTTAGTGAAGAGAATGTTTGAAGATAGATCTGTTCAATGTAAAGGCAAGGCATCGGAAAATCTCAAGAGCCAATG GAATTTGGTTAATCATCATTGA
- the LOC140854027 gene encoding uncharacterized protein, with amino-acid sequence MENIQENSIMLVLSVLSTLLITACGDASTNSEALLQIKSEFIDLEGVLSNWSFGDGDICSWNGVTCLASQNHVSGLNLSGHGLSGLISSKIGSLVFLQTLDLSSNSLTGPIPPEISLLKNLRELFLYSNALSGSIPPELGLLKKLKILRIGDNLLSGEIPSQLGGCTQLEILGLASCRLNGTIPEETGNLKHLKSLNLQNNRLGGLIPQELGGCGELQVLSAADNGLEGEIPSTIGGLNALQTLNLMSNKLSGSIPVELGNLSSLTYLNLLGNRLSGTIPLELNQLRQLQILDLSNNDLSGTIDISTVHLDSLEYLVLSNNFLEGGISKNLCPERTSLQNLFLAENNLTGTIEGLLNCTSLRSLDLSNNSLSGNIPSHIDRLANLVNLVLHNNSLVGVLPPQIGNMSNLEMLSVFHNGLIGDIPAEIGKLRRLTLLYLYENQMTGRIPSVLTNCSSLEEIDFFGNHFRGRIPETMGRLENLVVLQLRQNELSGPIPPSLGYCRKLQSLALADNQLSGTLPHTFGFLSELRLITLYNNSFQGPLPESIFSLRNLTIINFSHNRFTGCISPLLGSSSLAKMDLTNNSFSGRIPSALGEKRNLTRLRLGHNLLSGEVPAELGRPEGLEFLDLSSNNLTGGIPIELSQCKQLTHLLLGGNRLTGTIPSWFGSLRSIGELDLSSNDFHGEVPAELGSCTGLLKLSLHDNKLSGIIPQELGRLTSLNVLALQRNNLSGPIPSALQHCNKLYELRLSENFLTGSIPPELGQLTELQVILDLSRNHLSGGIPPSLGQLIKLERLNLSFNRLQGPIPPSLDRLTSLHQLNLSNNLLQGPIPAALSNFPSSSFVGNQLCGAPLASCTGLSGSDMKRLSNGQVAAITAAIVFVSAVVCLVLLYIMIRMWSNWREASVSNSDGEEQEANQGDKWMGDGDQKVGKYWKVHSMCVAASLEDKQSSTSEACILQQIMEVGTVENSLV; translated from the coding sequence ATGGAGAACATTCAGGAGAATTCCATTATGCTTGTTTTATCAGTATTGAGCACTTTACTTATAACTGCATGTGGAGATGCATCCACGAATTCTGAAGCACTTCTTCAAATAAAATCTGAATTCATCGACCTGGAAGGAGTTCTTTCTAATTGGTCCTTCGGGGATGGTGATATCTGTAGCTGGAATGGTGTCACATGTTTGGCAAGCCAGAACCATGTCTCGGGTCTGAACTTGTCAGGCCATGGGCTGTCTGGTTTGATATCATCGAAGATAGGAAGCCTGGTTTTCCTGCAAACTCTTGATCTGTCTTCGAATTCCCTCACCGGACCGATCCCTCCTGAGATCAGCTTGCTCAAGAACCTCAGGGAATTGTTTCTGTACTCCAATGCTCTCTCCGGCTCGATCCCTCCGGAGCTTGGCCTTCTGAAGAAGCTCAAAATTCTCAGAATAGGGGACAACTTGCTATCAGGAGAGATTCCATCCCAGCTTGGTGGCTGCACCCAACTAGAGATTCTGGGTCTTGCATCTTGCCGGTTGAATGGAACTATTCCGGAGGAGACGGGAAATTTGAAGCATTTGAAATCGCTCAACTTGCAGAATAACAGGCTTGGCGGTCTGATCCCTCAAGAACTCGGTGGCTGCGGTGAACTTCAAGTCCTATCAGCTGCTGACAACGGGCTGGAAGGAGAGATTCCTTCTACCATCGGAGGACTAAATGCATTGCAGACTCTCAATCTGATGAGTAACAAATTGTCCGGATCCATCCCCGTCGAGCTTGGAAACCTTTCGAGCTTGACATACCTCAATCTGCTCGGCAACAGACTGAGCGGCACCATTCCTCTTGAATTGAATCAACTGAGACAGCTGCAAATTTTGgacttgtcaaacaatgatctatcTGGAACCATCGACATCTCCACCGTGCATCTCGACAGTCTGGAGTATTTAGTCCTCTCTAATAATTTCCTCGAAGGTGGAATCTCCAAGAACCTCTGTCCCGAGAGAACAAGTCTGCAGAATCTCTTCCTCGCCGAAAACAATCTCACAGGCACGATCGAAGGACTCCTTAATTGCACTTCGCTCCGATCACTGGATCTCTCAAACAACAGCCTGAGTGGAAATATACCATCCCATATAGACCGCCTCGCCAACCTGGTAAACCTTGTTCTCCACAACAACAGCTTGGTAGGAGTGCTGCCACCCCAGATAGGAAACATGAGCAATTTAGAAATGCTATCCGTCTTCCACAATGGGCTCATAGGCGACATTCCAGCTGAAATTGGGAAGCTGCGGAGGCTGACGCTCCTTTATCTATACGAGAACCAGATGACAGGGCGCATTCCGAGCGTGCTGACAAACTGTTCGAGCTTAGAAGAGATCGATTTCTTCGGGAACCACTTCAGGGGGCGGATCCCTGAGACCATGGGAAGGCTCGAGAACTTGGTCGTGCTTCAGTTGAGGCAGAATGAACTGTCGGGCCCCATTCCTCCAAGCTTGGGCTACTGCAGGAAGCTTCAGTCGTTGGCATTGGCGGATAACCAGCTCTCCGGGACTCTGCCTCACACCTTTGGATTCCTCTCCGAACTCCGCCTCATCACCCTGTACAACAACTCATTCCAGGGACCTCTCCCGGAGTCGATCTTCTCGCTGAGAAATCTCACGATCATCAACTTCTCTCACAACAGGTTCACCGGATGCATCTCTCCCCTCCTGGGCTCGAGCTCTCTCGCCAAAATGGACCTGACCAACAATAGCTTCTCCGGCAGAATTCCTTCGGCGCTCGGTGAGAAAAGGAACCTGACCCGTCTCCGACTCGGCCACAACCTCTTGAGCGGCGAGGTCCCAGCTGAATTAGGCCGGCCCGAGGGGCTCGAATTCCTGGATCTATCATCCAACAATCTCACAGGAGGAATCCCAATCGAGCTCTCACAATGCAAGCAGCTGACCCACCTCCTCCTCGGCGGGAACAGGTTGACGGGCACGATTCCTTCTTGGTTCGGAAGCTTGCGCTCTATAGGAGAGCTCGACCTTTCATCCAACGACTTCCACGGCGAAGTACCGGCAGAGCTCGGGAGCTGCACGGGGCTACTTAAGCTCTCTCTCCATGACAACAAGCTCTCGGGTATCATCCCTCAGGAGCTGGGACGTCTCACTTCTCTGAATGTTCTTGCTCTGCAGAGGAACAATCTCTCGGGTCCGATACCTTCCGCGCTCCAGCACTGCAACAAGCTCTACGAGCTACGGCTCTCGGAGAACTTCCTGACGGGCTCGATACCGCCGGAGCTGGGACAGCTGACCGAGCTGCAAGTGATACTGGATTTAAGTCGAAACCATCTATCTGGAGGAATCCCACCTTCACTCGGCCAgctgatcaaattggagagacTGAATCTCTCTTTCAATCGACTCCAAGGGCCGATACCTCCTTCCCTCGATCGACTTACCAGTCTCCACCAACTGAATCTATCGAATAATCTTCTCCAGGGTCCGATCCCTGCCGCACTGTCGAATTTTCCATCCAGCTCCTTTGTGGGCAATCAACTCTGCGGCGCACCACTGGCTTCATGCACGGGTCTGTCGGGCTCCGACATGAAGCGCTTGTCGAATGGCCAGGTGGCAGCAATCACGGCGGCGATAGTGTTCGTTTCGGCTGTGGTTTGTTTGGTGCTGTTATATATAATGATCAGGATGTGGAGCAATTGGAGGGAAGCCTCTGTTTCAAACTCGGACGGTGAGGAGCAGGAGGCGAATCAGGGGGACAAATGGATGGGAGATGGCGACCAAAAGGTCGGAAAGTACTGGAAGGTCCACTCCATGTGCGTGGCCGCATCCCTGGAGGACAAACAGAGCTCTACATCCGAGGCGTGCATTCTTCAGCAGATCATGGAAGTGGGCACTGTGGAGAACTCGTTGGTGTGA
- the LOC105058852 gene encoding universal stress protein A-like protein yields the protein MAPRNVGVAVDFSACSKAALRWASTNLMREGDRLILVHVNSRYQNEQGMVHLWENTGSPFIPLDEFSDHYITKRYGVFPDKETLEILHHVANRKGVEVVAKIYWGDPKGKLCEAIEKIPLHCLVVGSRGLSRVKRALLGSVSSYVVNNAASPVTVVKENTV from the exons ATGGCACCGAGGAACGTTGGGGTGGCGGTGGACTTCTCGGCATGCAGCAAAGCAGCACTGAGATGGGCATCAACCAACCTCATGAGAGAGGGTGACCGCCTCATCCTCGTCCACGTCAACAGTCGCTACCAAAATGAGCAAGGGATGGTCCACCTATGGGAAAATACGGGTTCAC CCTTCATTCCCCTGGATGAATTCTCGGATCACTACATAACGAAAAGGTATGGGGTTTTCCCAGACAAGGAAACTCTCGAAATACTCCATCATGTGGCAAATCGGAAAGGG GTAGAAGTTGTTGCCAAGATATATTGGGGTGACCCGAAGGGGAAGTTGTGTGAAGCAATCGAGAAGATCCCACTGCACTGCCTAGTAGTAGGTAGCAGAGGACTTAGCAGAGTGAAGAG GGCCCTTCTGGGAAGCGTAAGCAGCTATGTGGTGAACAATGCAGCGAGCCCTGTTACAGTGGTTAAAGAAAATACTGTCTGA